The DNA sequence TTTCCGCTGCCCGAGGCGCAGATGGACCGCTTTCTGCTGCACCTGCGGCTGGATCTGCCGGGCGCCGACGACGAACGCGCCATTCTGGACCTGGTCGAGGCCGAGGGCCGGGGCAGCATGGCGGCCGTGCTGTCGCAGGTGACGGCCGCCGACCTGGATCGCGCGCGCCTGCAGGTCGCGGAGGTGACGTTGGCCCCCGTGCTCAAGGATTTCATCATCAGGCTGGTTTTGGCGACGCGGCCCGGCGGGGCGCTGGCAGAGGCGGTCGAACACCCGGTCTCTCCGCGCGGGACGCTGGCGCTGGCCGCGGCGGTGCGCGCGCGGGCCTGGCTGCAGGGCCGTGATCACGGCCTGCCCGAGGACGTGCAGGCCCTGGCCCCCGATGCCTTGGCCCACCGGCTGGTCCCGAACTGGAAGGCCGCCAGCGAAGGGCAGGACGGCCGCCGCCTGATCGCCGAGGCGCTGCGCCAGGTGACCCCGTGGTAGGGGCGCCATGAGCGGCTGGCGGTCCGCGCCCGGCATCGCCCTGACGCTGGAGGCGCTGGTCGACCTGCAGGCGGGGCAGGGCGTCATGCCCCGGCAGCGGCCCATGGCGCGGCGGGCGGGGGTCATGGCCTCGCGCCATCCGGGCAGCGGCATGGACCTGAGGGAGATCCGCGCCTATGTCCCCGGCGACGATCCGCGCCGGATGGACCCTTCGGCCAGCGCGCGCACGGGCGTGCCGCATGTGCGCGCCCTGCACGAGGATCGCGACGACATCACGCTGCTGATCGCCGATCTGCGCGGGCCGATGCTGTGGGGCACGGGCGACTCGCTGCGGTCGGTGCGCGGCGCGCGGCATCTGGCGGAGCTTGGCTGGCAGGCGGTGGCGCGCCAGGGTGCGGTCGGCCTGATCGTCGCCGAAGGGGCGGGGGTCCGCGTGTTGCCGCCCGCGACCGGCGCGGGCCATATGCTGACCCTTTGCCGCCTGCTGGTCGACCGCCATGCCGCCGCCCTGGCCGATCCCCCCGGCACGGCGCCCCTGACCGAGGCGCTGTCCCTGGCCGCCCGCACCGCGCCGACGGGCGCCCATGTCGTCCTGGCCACCCTGCCCGATGGTTGGCAGGGGGCCGATGCCGCGCTGTCCCGCCTGGCCCGCGGCCGCCGGGTGGAGGTCGCGCTGATCCTGGACCCGCTGGAGACCGCGCCACCCGCCCGCCCGCTGCCGGTTCGACAGGGCGGCGCCACGCGGCTGCTGCGCCTGCAGCCCGCCGATCTGGGTGGCCAGACCGACCGCCTGGCCGCGATGGGCGCCGTTGCGCGACGGGTTGAGCCGTGACGCCTGAGGCGATGACCCATGACCAGCTGATGCAGGCCCTGTCCCCGATCCGCCTGCCCACGCCGATGGCCATCCTGTCGACGGCAGAGATGGCCGCGCTTCTGGCACTGGGCATCATCGCGGGGCTGGTGCTGGCCTTGGCGGTGCTGCCCTTCACGCGCCGCCGGGCGGCCCGCCCGCGTCTGCGCGTGGCGGCGCTGCGGGGGCTGCCGGTGCCGGACCGCCTGCTGGCCATCGCCCGCATGCTGGGCAATCTGCCAGCGGCGCTGCGCCCGGCCGCCTATGGCGCGGCCCCGCCACCGTCCGACCGCCGGATCGAGGCGATCACCCGCGGCGCCCGCCTGCGCCGCCTGTGGCGCAGATGAGCCTGGCCGCACCCTGGCTGCTGGCGCTGCTGCCGCTGCCGCTGTTGCTGCGCTGGCTTCTGCCGCCGGTGGTCCGGCCCCGTGCCGCGCTGGACGTGCCCGACCACCTGTTGCCCCATGCCACGCCTGGCAGCCTGCCGCCGCTGCACCGCGCCCCGTGGCTGGCGGCCGCGGCCTGGGTGCTGCTTGTCGTCGCCCTGGCGGGGCCGCAGGTGGAACGCCAGGCCC is a window from the Paracoccus marcusii genome containing:
- a CDS encoding AAA family ATPase, whose product is MDDHADVDLARASVRAVADDVAGTLVGHDWLVERLLIAYLTGGHVLLEGPPGIAKTRAVKQLAARLPGEHARIQCTPDLLPSDLTGSQVFRPETGGFDFLPGPVFHNIVLVDEINRAPPKVQSALLEAMAEGQVTTGGVTRPLPHPFMVVATQNPIEHEGTFPLPEAQMDRFLLHLRLDLPGADDERAILDLVEAEGRGSMAAVLSQVTAADLDRARLQVAEVTLAPVLKDFIIRLVLATRPGGALAEAVEHPVSPRGTLALAAAVRARAWLQGRDHGLPEDVQALAPDALAHRLVPNWKAASEGQDGRRLIAEALRQVTPW
- a CDS encoding DUF58 domain-containing protein codes for the protein MSGWRSAPGIALTLEALVDLQAGQGVMPRQRPMARRAGVMASRHPGSGMDLREIRAYVPGDDPRRMDPSASARTGVPHVRALHEDRDDITLLIADLRGPMLWGTGDSLRSVRGARHLAELGWQAVARQGAVGLIVAEGAGVRVLPPATGAGHMLTLCRLLVDRHAAALADPPGTAPLTEALSLAARTAPTGAHVVLATLPDGWQGADAALSRLARGRRVEVALILDPLETAPPARPLPVRQGGATRLLRLQPADLGGQTDRLAAMGAVARRVEP